A genomic segment from Chanos chanos chromosome 2, fChaCha1.1, whole genome shotgun sequence encodes:
- the eif4g2a gene encoding eukaryotic translation initiation factor 4 gamma 2 yields the protein MTRDTVPAVADAPAPVPVAADVLVPIPVVLEAQLPAPIILEVPDPFFAPRIAAEASVPASVTHRLLFLFPSLLLSLFLRLFLSLFPFLSLFRKMFHPPDVEDLQLLQACHLGFQFLQAYHLGLQLLICCQAAKVESVIAEGGASRFSASSGGGGGRGAPQHYPKTVGNSEFLGKPPGPSVQRWVPSRSTRRDVSSSNEKERHDAIFRKVRGILNKLTPEKFDKLCLELLNVGVDSKLVLKGIILLIVDKALEEPKYSSLYAQLCLRLAEDAPNFDSQSGDIQTSQKQSTTFRRLLISKLQDEFENRTKNVEVYDKQDSPLTSEEEEQRAIAKIKMLGNIKFIGELGKLDLIHESILHKCIKTLLEKKKRVQLKDMGEDLECLCQIMRTVGPRLDHEKAKSLMDQYFGRMRSLMNNKDLPARIRFLLQDTVELRENNWVPRKAFIDNGPKTINQIRQDAVKDLGVFIPAMTHGMRTDFFQDSSFMPTRIKIDRETLGGLADMFGQMPGSGIGTGPGVIQDRYSPTLGRHRTNPLFNGHSGHMAPVPQSQFEIGGKPFMKSNQGQNPLFQNQAHSSQQQTQSKDMPPRFIKKGSLNADEISLRPAQSFIMNKNQVPKLQPQIPTMIPPSAQPPRTLTPPLGQPPQLGLKTNPPPIQEKPAKTNKKPPPAKEELLKMTETIVMEYLNTKNTNEAVNRVREMKAPKHFLPEMLSKIIVCSLDRSDEDKEDVSTLIHTLRTEGLVTGENFMQAFLNVLDQCPKIEVDIPLVKSYLAQFAARAIIAELVSVAELANPLENGTHFPLFLLCLQQTAKLKDREWLTDLIQQSKINMQKMLPEIDQNKDRMLEILEGKGLSFLFPLMKLEKELLKQIKADPSPQAIYKWIKDNISLKLHTDKGFVNILMTSFLQYIFHEVFTDDGDEQLSAPSKEQLDQEKQLLLAFKPVMQKFLHDHMDLQVSALYALQVHCNAKAFPKGMLLRYFVNFYDMEIIEEESFLAWKEDITQEYPGKGKALFQVNQWLTWLETAEEEESEEEAD from the exons ATGACCAGGGACACTGTTCCTGCAGTGGCTGATGCTCCAGCTCCAGTTCCTGTTGCTGCTGACGTTCTAGTCCCAATTCCTGTCGTCCTTGAGGCTCAACTCCCTGCTCCTATCATCCTTGAGGTTCCAGACCCTTTTTTTGCCCCTAGAATTGCTGCTGAGGCCTCAGTCCCTGCCTCAGTCACTCATAGGctcctttttctgtttccaaGCCTGTTACTCAGCCTGTTCCTCAGACTGTTCCTGAGCCTGTTCCCATTCCTGAGCCTCTTCAGAAAAATGTTCCATCCTCCAGATGTGGAAG ATCTCCAGCTCCTGCAGGCGTGTCACCTGGGTTTCCAGTTCCTGCAGGCCTATCACCTGGGTCTACAGCTCCT TATTTGTTGCCAAGCCGCCAAAGTGGAGAGTGTGATTGCAGAGGGGGGTGCTTCTCGTTTCAG TGCTTCTTCGGGCGGAGGAGGAGGTAGGGGTGCACCTCAGCACTATCCCAAGACTGTTGGCAACAG CGAGTTCCTGGGGAAACCCCCAGGGCCTAGCGTTCAGAGATGGGTTCCTTCACGAAGCACTAGACGAGATGTCAGCTCCTCCAACGAAAAAGAACGACATGATGCAATCTTCAGGAAAGTGAGAGG CATACTTAATAAACTGACCCCTGAGAAATTTGACAAGCTATGCCTTGAGCTCCTGAATGTGGGCGTAGATTCAAAACTCGTCCTAAAAGGAATTATCTTGCTG ATTGTAGACAAAGCACTCGAAGAGCCCAAGTATAGCTCACTATATGCTCAGCTATGCCTGCGTTTGGCAGAGGATGCACCAAACTTTGATAGCCAGTCAGGAGATATTCAAACATCACAAAAGCAGAGCACC ACATTCAGGAGACTTCTGATATCTAAACTTCAAGATGAATTTGAAAACCGCACCAAAAATGTTGAGG TCTATGACAAACAGGACAGCCCTCTTacctctgaggaggaggagcagcgTGCTATTGCAAAGATCAAGATGTTGGGCAACATTAAATTCATTGGGGAGCTTGGCAAGCTTGACCTTATCCACGAATCCATCCTACATAAATGCATCAAAACA CTtctggaaaagaagaagagagtcCAGCTTAAAGATATGGGGGAGGATTTGGAGTGCCTCTGTCAGATAATGAGAACTGTTGGGCCCAGGCTTGACCATGAAAAAGCTAAG TCTTTAATGGATCAATACTTTGGGCGTATGAGATCCTTAATGAACAACAAGGACTTGCCAGCAAGGATTCGTTTCCTGTTGCAAGATACCGTGGAGTTGCGGGAGAACAATTGGGTGCCTCGCAAAGCCTTTATTGATAATGGACCTAAGACGATCAATCAGATTCGTCAGGATGCTGTAAAG GATTTGGGTGTTTTTATTCCGGCAATGACCCATGGAATGAGAACTGACTTTTTTCAGGATAGCTCTTTTATGCCCACAAGGATTAAAATCGACAGAGAAACTCTTGGGGGATTAGCGGATATGTTTGGGCAGATGCCGG GCAGTGGAATTGGCACTGGTCCTGGGGTTATTCAGGATAGATATTCACCCACTCTGGGACGTCACCGCACAAATCCACTTTTCAATGGTCACAGTGGACACATGGCTCCTGTTCCTCAGTCTCAGTTTGAGATTGGGGGCAAGCCCTTCATGAAATCTAACCAG GGGCAGAACCCGCTGTTCCAGAATCAGGCTCATTCATCTCAGCAGCAAACTCAGTCTAAGGACATGCCACCACGTTTCATTAAGAAAGGGTCGTTAAATGCTGATGAG ATCAGCTTGAGACCTGCTCAGTCTTTTATTATGAACAAAAACCAAGTGCCAAAGTTGCAGCCACAGATTCCCACCATGATTCCTCCAAGCGCTCAGCCGCCGCGCACTCTGACCCCTCCCCTTGGACAG CCACCACAGCTTGGCCTCAAAACCAACCCTCCTCCAATCCAGGAGAAGCCAGCTAAGACCAACAAAAAGCCTCCTCCAGCCAAGGAGGAGCTGCTAAAAATGACT GAGACTATTGTGATGGAATACCTGAATACTAAAAACACCAATGAGGCTGTGAATAGGGTGAGGGAGATGAAGGCCCCCAAACACTTCCTGCCTGAAATGTTGAGCAAGATCATTGTGTGTTCACTCGACCGTTCGGATGAGGACAAAGAGGACGTTAGCACTCTCATCCACACACTCCGCACCGAAGGCCTGGTCACTGGGGAGAACTTCATGCAG GCTTTCCTCAACGTTTTGGACCAGTGTCCTAAGATCGAAGTGGACATCCCGTTGGTGAAGTCTTACCTGGCGCAGTTTGCTGCCCGAGCGATCATTGCAGAGCTCGTGAGCGTGGCAGAGCTGGCAAACCCTCTTGAGAACGGCACCCATTTCCCactgtttttgctctgtctgcAGCAGACGGCTAAACTGAAGGATCGCGAATGGCTGACTGACCTAATCCAACAAAGCAAGATCAACATGCAGAAGATGTTGCCTG AAATAGACCAGAACAAAGACCGCATGCTGGAGATTTTGGAGGGGAAAGGCCTGAGCTTCTTATTCCCTCTCATGAAGCTGGAGAAAGAACTATTGAAACAGATCAAAGCAGATCCCTCTCCCCAAGCCATCTACAAGTGGATTAAGGACAACATTTCACTTAAACTCCACACCGACAAGGGTTTTGTGAACATTTTGATGACCAG CTTTTTGcagtacatttttcatgaagTGTTTACCGATGATGGAGATGAACAGCTGTCGGCACCCTCGAAAGAACAGCTAGATCAGGAGAAGCAGCTGCTACTTGCCTTCAAACCAGTGATGCAAAAATTTCTGCATGATCACATGGACTTGCAAGTCAGTGCACTGTATGCACTACAAGTCCACTGCAATGCCAAGGCTTTTCCCAAAG gaatgTTACTGCGCTACTTTGTCAACTTTTATGATATGGAGATCATTGAAGAAGAGTCCTTCCTAGCCTGGAAAGAAGATATTACCCAAGAGTATCCTGGTAAAGGAAAAGCATTATTCCAG GTGAATCAGTGGCTTACCTGGTTAGAGacagcggaggaggaggagtctgAGGAGGAAGCTGACTAA